From the Astatotilapia calliptera chromosome 6, fAstCal1.2, whole genome shotgun sequence genome, one window contains:
- the LOC113024839 gene encoding uncharacterized protein LOC113024839 codes for MWHSETLIVSLGCLCVLAAVSPSVHADTTVYGKVGGEAVLKPPANSVSGPITQISWKEGSNKAMEWETGDTNATGYRQFRDRGHLDTSTGVMTISGLLHNDSNSYTPEINNRRLTPVSLVVLSPVPVPSVNKSCDESKCELICEGTTARATPVSYTWMSDDTGKHVSSGKQYTVHKVNSSISYELSCEIENPISRERSEPITISSDSFSVISPPGGGPNIYMGLTVLIVLLVVVTLLVVFHKWKTGMWFFEKESMPWEGDFWRSDEHQRAPAANGTTAQQRNDEQTEEETPMTNG; via the exons ATGTGGCATTCAGAGACGCTAATCGTGTCGCTCGGCTGTTTGTGTGTCCTAGCTGCCGTGTCTCCTTCAGTACATGCGG ATACTACAGTCTATGGAAAAGTGGGAGGAGAAGCTGTCCTAAAACCACCTGCCAACTCTGTGTCTGGCCCCATCACACAAATCTCATGGAAAGAAGGTTCTAACAAAGCCATGGAGTGGGAGACAGGAGATACGAATGCAACAGGCTATCGTCAGTTTCGTG ATCGTGGCCACCTGGACACTTCCACTGGTGTGATGACGATCAGCGGTCTGTTACATAATGACAGCAACAGCTACACACCCGAGATCAACAACAGGCGACTCACTCCAGTTAGCCTCGTCGTCCTCT CTCCCGTCCCTGTACCCAGTGTTAACAAATCCTGTGATGAGAGCAAATGTGAGTTGATCTGTGAAGGAACCACAGCCAGAGCCACTCCAGTCAGCTACACGTGGATGTCAGATGATACTGGGAAGCATGTTTCATCTGGGAAACAATATACTGTTCATAAG GTGAACAGTTCAATCAGTTATGAGTTGAGCTGTGAGATAGAAAACCCAATCAGCCGGGAGAGAAGTGAACCGATCACCATCTCTTCAGACTCATTCTCTGTGATATCTC CACCTGGAGGAGGTCCAAACATTTACATGGGACTTACAGTGCTCATCGTGCTGCTGGTTGTCGTCACACTGCTGGTTGTCTTTCATAAATGGAAAACAg GAATGTGGTTTTTTGAAAAAG AGTCCATGCCGTGGGAAGGAG ATTTCTGGAGGAGTGATGAACATCAGA GAGCTCCTGCAGCTAACGGCACCACTGCTCAACAACGAAACGATGAACAAACTGAAG